ACGGCAAAGACCACCTGAGCGGCCCGCTTATCAAAGAGCCCCTCCTCCAGCAGTTCCTCTGTGGCCACCACTTGGTCCTCCATGTGCTCATACTCCGCCAGCGCCCGGATAAAGCGCAGGATCAGCCCCGTGTCCCCCCGCTCCGCCGGGCGGAATTGCAAATGGCTCATTTCCGCCCCTTTCCGCCGCTTTTGGCATTCTCGTATTTCTCATAGGCCTCTACAATCCGCTGGACCATCACATGGCGCACCACGTCGGCATTGGTCAGCTCGCAGATGCCAATGCCCTCCACGCTTTTCAGAACCCGCATGGCCTCTTTCAAACCGGAAGCTTTGCCGTCCGGCAGGTCAATCTGGGTCACGTCGCCGGTGATGACGATCTTGGACCCGAAGCCAAGACGGGTTAAAAACATCTTCATCTGTTCCCGGGAGGTATTTTGTGCCTCATCCAGAATAATGAAGCTGTCGTCCAGCGTCCGCCCCCGCATATAGGCCAGGGGCGCCACCTCAATGTTTCCCCGCTCCAGGTATTTCTGATAGGTCTCCGCCCCCAGCATGTCGAAAAGAGCGTCGTATAGGGGCCGGAGGTACGGGTCCACCTTGCTCTGCAGGTCTCCGGGCAAAAAGCCCAGCCGCTCGCCAGCCTCTACCGCAGGGCGGGTGAGGATGATACGGTTTACCTGCTTGTCCCGGAACGCCTGGACAGCGGCGGCCACCGCCAGATACGTCTTGCCGGTGCCCGCCGGTCCCACGCCGATAGTAATGGTGTTTTTCAAAACAGAGGCGATATACTCCTTTTGTCCGATGGTCTTGGGTTTGATGGGACGACCCTTGGCGGAGATGCACAGCACGTCGCCGGCCAGTTCCGCGATCTGCTCCTCCTTGCCCGCACGCACCAGGTTCACCACATACCGCACATTCTGTTCCCCGATGGCCTCTCCCCGGGAGGACAGGGTCAGCAGGGCCTGGATGGCCTTACAGGCCAGCATGGTGTTCTCCGGCTCCCCAGTCACCCGCAGTTCCCCCTCCCGGTTCACCACTGACACAGAAAACTCCTGTTCCAAAAGCCGGATATTCTCATCAAACGATCCAAAGATGTTCACGGCCTGCTCCAGCCGTTCAATACTAATTCTTTGCTCCAATTCTGTTTCACTCCTGTGTTCACGGGCTCCCGCCCGGTTCTTCCGTAAGAATCGGCACTGTCTGGGCAATCTCCTCCACGCACTCCGCCGCCAGAGTCACCTCCAGCGCGTTTCCCCGCTGCCGGGAGGTGCACAGCGTGGAGCTGATGGTGCCATAGGGTGCCACCATGGATTCCAGCTGCTGCGTCAAAATCTGCTCGCCCAGCCGCTCGACCCCTGCTGTGTTCAAGGCTGCCTCCTCGGTCTCATAGAAACGGTAGGTCTCCGTCACCACCGTCACCGGCAGCGGTACCCCCAGCAGGGACAGCGGGGTTCTTTGGATTATTTTATCATATTCTTCCCCTTCGATGCTACTGTTTGAAAAGAATTTTATCCGATGTTTCCCAAACACCAGAGATAGCGCCGTCTTTTCCCGGCCGGTGTACTGTTTCTGCGCGCCGGTCAATGGGATGGTGGTGGTCAGAGAATACCACGTCCTGGCCTGAACGCTGCCCATGCCTGCCGTCACCCGGGCGCCCAGCGTCTCCAGGTCCTCCACGCCGGAAATCAGAAGCTGGCCCTCCGTCACCGCAGAGCCTGGCAGTACTGCGGCAATCCCATTCCAATCCCGGACTTCCAGTACAAATCCTGCCCGGCGAGCAACCACGTTGGTGGGTGTCCGTTCGTCCAGCAGCTCCGGCGGGTTGACCCGCTCCCGCACCTGGACATTGGCCCGGCAGCCGGAGACGTTCACTGCCACCCAGCTCAGCTCTGGAATCTCCAGCAACACATGGTTGCGGATATCCTCCCCGTCCAGGGTGAGTCCGAAAGAGCCGATCCG
This genomic window from Pusillibacter faecalis contains:
- a CDS encoding sporulation protein YqfD, with the translated sequence MTGVLNRLRGQVRLRVECAFPERVLNLCGARDLAFWDLQWESGTTFTCRMSRGDYAALRRAAERLECHLTVLRGEGIPFFLRRFRHRQALVVGMVGCGLALFLGSFFIWDFKIEGNKTIPEERILRSLESCGVRIGSFGLTLDGEDIRNHVLLEIPELSWVAVNVSGCRANVQVRERVNPPELLDERTPTNVVARRAGFVLEVRDWNGIAAVLPGSAVTEGQLLISGVEDLETLGARVTAGMGSVQARTWYSLTTTIPLTGAQKQYTGREKTALSLVFGKHRIKFFSNSSIEGEEYDKIIQRTPLSLLGVPLPVTVVTETYRFYETEEAALNTAGVERLGEQILTQQLESMVAPYGTISSTLCTSRQRGNALEVTLAAECVEEIAQTVPILTEEPGGSP
- a CDS encoding PhoH family protein translates to MEQRISIERLEQAVNIFGSFDENIRLLEQEFSVSVVNREGELRVTGEPENTMLACKAIQALLTLSSRGEAIGEQNVRYVVNLVRAGKEEQIAELAGDVLCISAKGRPIKPKTIGQKEYIASVLKNTITIGVGPAGTGKTYLAVAAAVQAFRDKQVNRIILTRPAVEAGERLGFLPGDLQSKVDPYLRPLYDALFDMLGAETYQKYLERGNIEVAPLAYMRGRTLDDSFIILDEAQNTSREQMKMFLTRLGFGSKIVITGDVTQIDLPDGKASGLKEAMRVLKSVEGIGICELTNADVVRHVMVQRIVEAYEKYENAKSGGKGRK